Proteins from a single region of Sphingobacteriaceae bacterium:
- a CDS encoding SH3 domain-containing protein, which translates to MSELQGLAEQMVSSEKPLLQEYDALARRAVTETERRLVDQMIRAQRFQLAALALVAEGMVPESFHCFGVITHDDVKVRMGPSPRQEEKRRLHQGVPVVVEEYQGNWARIQLPDGDRGWVFKDYVRCELTG; encoded by the coding sequence ATGAGCGAATTGCAGGGGCTGGCGGAGCAGATGGTTTCGTCGGAAAAGCCGTTGCTGCAGGAATACGATGCATTGGCCCGCCGGGCCGTCACTGAGACGGAGCGGCGCCTGGTGGATCAGATGATCCGGGCCCAGCGCTTCCAACTGGCGGCCCTGGCCCTGGTGGCCGAGGGCATGGTGCCCGAGAGCTTCCACTGCTTCGGGGTCATCACCCACGACGATGTGAAGGTGCGCATGGGGCCTTCTCCCCGGCAGGAGGAGAAGCGGCGGCTTCATCAGGGAGTGCCCGTGGTGGTGGAGGAATACCAGGGCAACTGGGCCCGCATCCAACTGCCCGACGGCGACAGAGGATGGGTTTTCAAGGATTACGTTCGCTGCGAGTTGACGGGCTGA
- the coaE gene encoding dephospho-CoA kinase (Dephospho-CoA kinase (CoaE) performs the final step in coenzyme A biosynthesis.), whose translation MLVIGLGGGIGTGKSRVAAQLAEWGAVVISADQLARQAVEPGTPGYQAVVARFGAQVVNPDGTLNRQRLGRLVFGDERARQTLEAIIHPWVRQEMARRVEELRASPQPPPAVIIEVPLLRPDSPPVPMDEIWVVHTSLETRIRRVMERDGLSRDEILARIQAQPSQDDLLRSAHAVIDNDGPWEQTVARLQQLWQSRVAGKERPI comes from the coding sequence ATGCTGGTCATCGGCTTGGGTGGAGGCATCGGCACTGGCAAATCCAGGGTGGCAGCCCAGCTGGCGGAATGGGGCGCCGTGGTCATCAGCGCCGACCAATTGGCCCGCCAGGCGGTGGAGCCCGGCACCCCCGGCTACCAGGCGGTGGTGGCCCGCTTCGGGGCCCAGGTGGTCAATCCCGACGGCACCTTGAACCGGCAGCGCCTGGGCCGGCTGGTGTTTGGCGACGAGCGGGCCCGCCAGACCTTGGAAGCCATCATTCATCCTTGGGTGCGGCAGGAGATGGCGCGGCGCGTGGAGGAACTGCGGGCGTCACCCCAGCCGCCGCCCGCCGTTATCATCGAAGTCCCCCTGCTGCGTCCCGACAGCCCCCCGGTCCCCATGGATGAGATTTGGGTGGTCCACACCTCCTTGGAGACCCGCATCCGGCGGGTGATGGAGCGGGACGGGCTGTCCCGGGATGAAATCCTGGCCCGCATCCAGGCCCAGCCCAGCCAGGATGACCTGTTGCGCAGCGCCCACGCCGTCATCGACAACGACGGGCCGTGGGAACAGACGGTGGCCCGGCTGCAGCAGCTTTGGCAGAGCCGCGTGGCCGGCAAGGAGCGCCCCATTTGA
- a CDS encoding c-type cytochrome, which yields MTEGWRLAEGGERLTEVQAARGAKLYAENCVICHGPIGEGVVGPPLLRAEWREGTALEMEATREFLTRTIARGRGGNATTTWIHHEDGTIESHTAMPVFGKENGGPLNEQQVEDLVVFLTEGDFRDVTPLIPPAVTTKMVQQPNPENPDEMISVEVPIEPSDLPEAVGVSRAVNDRGRQLMIERACITCHVIGDYGRPFGPNLADVGHWTTPEFLRRWLTDTENVEPRMPTIWWGNNEPKEIVADWQGDHKTIMPNPLKQLGATEEDIEIMIEYLSGLKP from the coding sequence ATGACCGAGGGCTGGCGCTTGGCCGAGGGCGGCGAGCGGCTGACGGAGGTGCAAGCCGCCCGGGGGGCCAAGCTGTACGCCGAAAACTGCGTCATTTGCCACGGGCCCATCGGTGAGGGCGTGGTCGGCCCGCCTCTCCTCCGGGCTGAATGGCGCGAAGGCACCGCCCTCGAAATGGAGGCTACCCGGGAGTTCCTGACCCGGACCATCGCCCGGGGTCGTGGCGGCAACGCCACCACCACCTGGATCCACCACGAAGACGGCACCATCGAATCCCATACGGCCATGCCCGTCTTCGGGAAGGAGAACGGTGGTCCCCTCAACGAGCAGCAGGTGGAGGATCTGGTGGTGTTCCTTACCGAGGGTGACTTCCGCGACGTCACCCCCTTGATCCCGCCGGCGGTGACCACCAAGATGGTCCAGCAGCCCAACCCGGAAAACCCGGATGAGATGATTTCCGTCGAGGTGCCCATCGAGCCCTCCGACTTGCCCGAGGCTGTGGGAGTGTCCAGGGCAGTGAACGACCGGGGCCGCCAGCTTATGATCGAGCGGGCCTGCATCACCTGCCACGTCATCGGCGATTACGGCCGTCCCTTCGGCCCCAACCTGGCCGACGTGGGCCACTGGACTACGCCCGAATTCCTGCGCCGGTGGCTGACGGATACGGAGAACGTGGAGCCCCGCATGCCCACCATCTGGTGGGGCAACAACGAGCCCAAGGAAATCGTGGCCGATTGGCAGGGCGACCATAAGACCATCATGCCCAACCCCCTCAAGCAGCTGGGGGCTACTGAAGAAGATATCGAGATCATGATTGAATACCTGTCGGGCTTGAAGCCGTAA
- a CDS encoding 4Fe-4S binding protein: MAHRITEACIGCTACVNVCPVDCITGDRGVIHSIDANICIDCGVCGRVCPAACIFDEEGNQAARIRRNEWPKPVVIEEYCTGCTYCVDVCPFDCLAISGDGTSFHGTAQLVDAKSCVGCFLCEDVCLKRAILVVRPGTLPEEVEESVV, encoded by the coding sequence TTGGCCCACCGCATTACCGAAGCCTGCATCGGGTGTACGGCATGTGTCAACGTCTGCCCGGTCGACTGCATCACCGGCGACCGGGGTGTGATCCACAGCATCGACGCCAACATTTGCATCGACTGCGGCGTTTGCGGCCGGGTGTGCCCCGCTGCCTGCATTTTTGATGAGGAAGGCAACCAGGCGGCCCGCATCCGGCGCAACGAATGGCCCAAGCCGGTGGTCATCGAGGAGTACTGCACCGGCTGCACCTACTGCGTGGACGTCTGCCCCTTCGACTGCCTGGCCATTTCCGGCGACGGCACCTCCTTCCACGGCACCGCCCAGCTGGTGGATGCCAAGTCCTGCGTGGGCTGCTTCCTGTGCGAGGATGTCTGCTTGAAGCGGGCCATCCTGGTGGTGAGGCCGGGCACCCTGCCCGAAGAGGTGGAGGAGTCGGTGGTCTGA
- a CDS encoding DUF2512 family protein produces MRPGAVVLAKVGWTFTALWLALRVTGSGSMLLPVVAALLYSAIAYPLVDRPFLFRPGQAIGRNWAACIGEGLLVVVLTWALAGILPNAQVSGPALLLAGTGVAVGEWFVHLALRGPVPVSERHNRPPGISDE; encoded by the coding sequence ATGAGACCCGGAGCCGTAGTTCTTGCCAAGGTAGGCTGGACCTTCACCGCCCTCTGGCTGGCCCTGAGGGTCACGGGCAGCGGCAGCATGCTCTTGCCCGTGGTTGCGGCACTCCTTTACAGCGCTATCGCCTATCCCTTGGTGGATAGGCCTTTTCTTTTCCGGCCGGGGCAGGCCATAGGCCGCAACTGGGCCGCCTGCATCGGCGAGGGCCTGCTGGTGGTGGTCCTGACGTGGGCCTTGGCCGGCATCCTGCCCAATGCCCAGGTGAGCGGGCCGGCCCTGCTCCTGGCCGGCACCGGCGTGGCGGTGGGGGAGTGGTTCGTCCACCTGGCCTTGCGGGGTCCCGTCCCCGTGTCGGAGCGGCATAACCGGCCTCCGGGGATCAGCGATGAATGA
- a CDS encoding class II fructose-1,6-bisphosphate aldolase, translating into MAFVPAHELMADAERGNYAVGAFNVNNMEILQAIVAAAKEERSPVILQASQGAIKYAGINYITALARVAASEVDVPVALHLDHGPSFEQAMECIRHGFSSVMYDGSHLPLEENIAITRQVVEAAHAVGVSVEGEIGRLVGIEDNIQVSELEGALTDPDEAKKFVEETGIDMVAVAIGSRHGFYKGEPKLDFDRLEAIRERVNVPIVLHGGSGIPESHIRRAIELGVRKINIDTELRDVFVRAARGIMDEKPDEIDPRKILGPAREQMKEKVKEKMRLFGSSGRA; encoded by the coding sequence TTGGCCTTCGTACCAGCCCACGAGTTGATGGCTGATGCCGAACGGGGCAACTACGCCGTCGGTGCGTTCAACGTCAACAACATGGAGATCCTGCAGGCCATCGTGGCGGCGGCCAAGGAGGAGCGGTCGCCCGTCATCCTGCAGGCCAGCCAGGGCGCCATCAAGTATGCCGGCATCAACTACATCACCGCCCTGGCCCGGGTGGCTGCCTCTGAGGTGGACGTGCCCGTAGCCCTGCACCTGGACCACGGGCCCAGTTTCGAGCAGGCCATGGAGTGCATCCGGCACGGCTTCAGTTCCGTAATGTATGACGGTTCCCACCTGCCCTTGGAGGAGAACATCGCCATCACCCGCCAGGTGGTGGAAGCCGCCCACGCCGTCGGCGTCTCCGTAGAAGGGGAAATCGGCCGGCTGGTGGGCATCGAGGACAACATCCAAGTTTCCGAACTGGAAGGCGCTCTGACGGACCCCGACGAGGCCAAGAAGTTCGTTGAAGAGACGGGCATCGACATGGTGGCGGTGGCCATCGGCTCCCGGCACGGCTTCTACAAGGGCGAGCCCAAGCTGGACTTCGACCGGCTGGAGGCCATCCGGGAGCGGGTGAACGTGCCCATCGTCCTCCACGGTGGCTCCGGCATCCCCGAAAGCCACATCCGCCGGGCCATCGAACTGGGCGTGCGCAAGATCAACATCGACACCGAACTGCGGGACGTGTTCGTCCGCGCCGCCCGCGGCATCATGGATGAAAAGCCCGACGAAATCGATCCCCGCAAGATCCTCGGCCCCGCCCGGGAGCAGATGAAAGAAAAGGTAAAGGAAAAGATGCGCCTGTTCGGCAGCTCCGGGAGGGCTTGA
- a CDS encoding lytic transglycosylase domain-containing protein, translated as MTRRLVRWLFWPALFLMLLAAARTVYPLPYKELIISEAEKNNLDPLLVAAVIRVESRFNPTARSHRGAVGLMQIMPSTGTWIAERMGREPPGIADLEDPAVNVPLGTWYLADLLKEFGPLEIALAAYNAGRGHVGEWLAGGLGPAGDESLDWIPFPETRSFVGRVMRDYRRYRWLYPRLASAAPLEWVSTFDR; from the coding sequence TTGACCAGGCGGCTGGTGCGTTGGCTCTTTTGGCCCGCCCTTTTCCTGATGCTCCTGGCCGCCGCCCGCACAGTGTACCCCTTGCCCTACAAGGAATTGATCATCAGCGAAGCTGAGAAGAACAACCTGGACCCCTTGCTGGTGGCGGCGGTCATCCGGGTGGAAAGCCGGTTCAATCCCACGGCCCGTTCCCACCGGGGCGCCGTGGGGCTGATGCAGATCATGCCCTCCACGGGAACGTGGATCGCCGAAAGGATGGGCAGGGAGCCCCCCGGCATCGCCGACCTGGAAGACCCCGCCGTCAATGTGCCCCTGGGCACATGGTACCTGGCCGATCTCCTCAAGGAATTCGGCCCGCTGGAGATCGCCCTGGCGGCCTACAACGCCGGGCGGGGCCATGTGGGGGAGTGGCTGGCCGGCGGCCTGGGCCCCGCCGGCGATGAATCCCTGGACTGGATTCCCTTTCCCGAGACCCGCAGCTTCGTCGGCCGGGTAATGCGGGACTACCGCCGCTACCGCTGGCTGTATCCCCGGCTGGCGTCGGCGGCGCCGTTGGAGTGGGTGAGCACCTTTGACCGGTGA
- a CDS encoding cytochrome b N-terminal domain-containing protein translates to MKDDKGRVHRERGLYGLFLRIWGAFRRTELFKSIYMSDYPYNRRTQVLAVMNNLFLHLHPNRVTRYSINYRYTLGLGGLSFGMFLILAITGVFLMFYYVPSVPDAYFSVRALGTDVFMGQFFRNLHRWTAHVMVLLVFLHMLRVFYTGGYKGTRKFNWVIGVVLFVLTLLLSFTGYLLPFDQLAYWAITVGVRMGGSSPIIGDQVRILLLGSHDIGQATIVRWYTLHVLFLPAIGFWLMLLHFWRVRKDGFSATRPILVEDHPVLGPVKEEARG, encoded by the coding sequence ATGAAGGATGACAAAGGCCGGGTTCATCGAGAACGTGGCCTGTACGGGCTCTTCCTGAGAATCTGGGGGGCCTTTCGCCGGACCGAGTTGTTCAAGTCCATCTACATGAGTGATTATCCTTACAACCGCCGCACCCAGGTCTTGGCGGTCATGAATAACCTCTTCCTTCACCTGCACCCCAACCGGGTGACCCGCTACTCCATCAACTACCGCTACACTTTAGGCCTGGGCGGGCTTTCTTTCGGGATGTTCCTCATCCTGGCCATCACCGGTGTCTTCTTGATGTTTTACTACGTGCCCTCGGTTCCCGACGCCTACTTCAGCGTCCGAGCCCTGGGCACCGACGTCTTTATGGGCCAGTTTTTCCGCAACCTGCACCGCTGGACGGCCCACGTCATGGTGCTCCTGGTGTTCCTCCACATGTTGCGGGTTTTCTACACCGGTGGCTACAAAGGCACGCGGAAGTTCAACTGGGTCATCGGTGTGGTGCTTTTCGTCCTGACCCTGCTCTTGAGCTTCACCGGCTACCTGCTGCCCTTCGACCAGCTGGCCTACTGGGCCATCACCGTAGGCGTGCGCATGGGCGGCTCCTCACCCATCATCGGCGACCAGGTGCGGATCTTGCTCCTCGGCAGCCACGACATCGGCCAGGCCACCATCGTCCGCTGGTACACGCTCCACGTGCTGTTCCTGCCGGCCATCGGCTTCTGGCTGATGCTCCTGCATTTCTGGCGGGTGCGTAAGGACGGCTTCTCGGCTACGCGGCCCATTCTCGTCGAGGATCACCCGGTGCTTGGTCCGGTCAAGGAGGAGGCTCGCGGATGA
- a CDS encoding Rieske (2Fe-2S) protein → MNEQPDPKKEGEGTPEAAAAKPGPDAAGAGAPEAKAQGDAAAQAGDAAKPEAKADAPKAEAEAGDSSEKAAPKAAKPAAPAKADGPKRPAAAAAAKAGAGAGDVPKGTYPKARKDDPDRQKRIEEAKKLAAAKAAGAKGAAAGAAKPAPKKKAAVPASKAEKPVEPAGSTQAYTRRDFLRLGIWGGALLFLGQISLFFLDFFWPRRLGAFGSRINIGPVEKFPLGTVTAVDAGKFYLVHVNDGLLAVYWTCTHLGCTVPWRPDKHPEHGGCFCCGCHGSEFSITGDYLGGPAPRPLDLFPVEVVDGEIWVDTGTIIERERYHPDQATPVSV, encoded by the coding sequence ATGAACGAACAACCGGATCCGAAGAAGGAGGGCGAGGGCACGCCCGAAGCGGCGGCCGCCAAACCCGGCCCCGACGCCGCCGGTGCCGGCGCCCCTGAAGCCAAAGCTCAGGGCGACGCCGCGGCCCAGGCCGGTGATGCCGCCAAGCCCGAGGCGAAGGCCGACGCCCCCAAGGCTGAAGCCGAGGCCGGCGATTCTTCGGAAAAGGCAGCCCCCAAGGCGGCCAAGCCCGCAGCCCCCGCAAAGGCGGACGGGCCCAAGCGCCCCGCTGCTGCTGCAGCCGCCAAGGCAGGGGCCGGCGCCGGCGATGTGCCCAAGGGCACTTATCCCAAAGCCCGTAAGGATGACCCCGATCGTCAAAAGCGTATCGAAGAGGCTAAGAAGCTGGCTGCCGCCAAGGCCGCGGGGGCCAAAGGCGCTGCCGCCGGGGCGGCCAAGCCCGCGCCCAAGAAGAAGGCTGCGGTGCCGGCCAGCAAGGCCGAGAAGCCCGTGGAGCCGGCCGGCAGCACCCAGGCGTACACCCGCCGGGACTTCCTGCGCCTGGGCATTTGGGGCGGCGCCCTGCTCTTCCTCGGCCAGATCTCCCTGTTCTTCCTGGATTTCTTCTGGCCGCGCCGTCTGGGCGCCTTCGGCAGCCGCATCAACATCGGCCCGGTGGAGAAGTTCCCCTTGGGGACCGTCACGGCCGTGGACGCCGGCAAGTTCTATCTGGTCCATGTGAACGACGGCCTGCTGGCCGTGTATTGGACGTGCACCCATCTGGGCTGCACGGTGCCCTGGCGGCCCGACAAGCACCCTGAGCACGGCGGCTGCTTCTGCTGCGGCTGCCACGGCTCGGAGTTCTCCATTACCGGTGACTATTTGGGCGGCCCCGCTCCCCGTCCCCTGGACTTGTTCCCGGTGGAGGTAGTGGACGGGGAAATCTGGGTTGATACCGGCACCATCATCGAGCGGGAACGGTATCACCCCGATCAAGCCACACCAGTTTCGGTTTAG
- the glpX gene encoding class II fructose-bisphosphatase, protein MQRELTLELVRVTEAAALAAARWMGRGDRKQADQAAVDAMRALFDTVDVKGTVVIGEGEIDEAPMLYIGEEVGTGQGPEVDIAVDPLEGTNLVALGLPNALSVVAAAPRGCLLHAPDIYMDKIAVGPACVGKVSLDASVTENLQAVADALGKKVADVTAIILDRPRHEQLVKEVREAGARIRLISDGDVAAAIATALPGTGIDVMFGIGGAPEGVLAAAALKCLGGEIQGRLKPRNDEERQRAADMLGGDPERLLLMDDLVRSRDVIFACTGITKGDMLDGVRFTAEGAITQSLAMRAHTGTVRDIRAIHHPERKPVIGSLFNEE, encoded by the coding sequence GTGCAGCGGGAACTTACCCTGGAATTAGTGCGGGTCACCGAGGCGGCCGCCCTGGCGGCGGCCCGCTGGATGGGCCGGGGCGACCGCAAGCAGGCCGACCAGGCCGCCGTGGATGCCATGCGGGCCCTGTTCGACACGGTGGACGTGAAGGGCACCGTGGTCATCGGTGAAGGGGAGATCGACGAGGCCCCCATGCTCTACATCGGCGAGGAAGTGGGCACGGGGCAAGGTCCCGAGGTGGACATCGCCGTCGATCCCCTGGAAGGCACCAACCTGGTGGCCTTGGGCCTGCCCAACGCCCTTTCCGTAGTGGCGGCGGCGCCCCGGGGCTGCCTGCTTCACGCCCCCGACATCTACATGGACAAGATCGCTGTCGGGCCCGCCTGTGTGGGCAAGGTCAGCCTGGACGCCTCCGTGACCGAGAACCTCCAGGCCGTGGCCGACGCCCTGGGCAAGAAGGTGGCCGACGTGACGGCCATCATCCTGGACCGGCCCCGGCACGAGCAGCTGGTGAAGGAAGTGCGGGAGGCAGGAGCCCGCATCCGCCTCATCTCCGACGGTGACGTGGCGGCGGCCATTGCCACCGCCCTGCCCGGCACCGGCATCGACGTCATGTTCGGCATCGGCGGCGCCCCAGAAGGGGTCCTTGCCGCCGCCGCCCTCAAGTGCCTGGGCGGCGAGATTCAAGGCCGGCTCAAGCCCCGCAATGACGAGGAGCGGCAGAGGGCGGCCGACATGCTGGGGGGCGATCCCGAGCGGCTGCTGCTGATGGACGATTTGGTGCGCAGCCGCGACGTCATCTTCGCCTGCACCGGCATCACCAAGGGCGATATGCTGGACGGCGTCCGCTTCACCGCCGAAGGGGCCATCACCCAGTCCCTGGCCATGCGGGCCCACACCGGCACCGTGCGGGACATCCGGGCCATCCACCATCCCGAGCGGAAGCCCGTCATCGGCTCTTTGTTCAACGAGGAGTGA
- a CDS encoding pyridoxamine 5'-phosphate oxidase family protein, whose protein sequence is MTGEAQPSLRGRTRRRDMPLDEAREFLKQQSVAHVATVGPDGWPYVIPLVYVYEGGDVIYLHTGARQGHFLTNVQHDNRVCLEVSTMGRLIPGKRHACTSALVYTSAVVYGFLKIIDDDDKKNWFFDKLMEKHGDPSWELEPGYPLIDRIILYELEIETLTAKNSTGLGH, encoded by the coding sequence GTGACCGGCGAAGCCCAGCCTTCCCTCCGGGGCCGCACCCGGCGCCGCGACATGCCTCTGGACGAAGCCCGCGAATTTCTCAAGCAGCAGTCGGTGGCCCACGTGGCTACGGTAGGCCCCGACGGATGGCCCTACGTCATCCCTTTGGTTTACGTCTACGAAGGCGGCGACGTCATCTACCTGCACACCGGCGCCCGGCAGGGCCACTTCCTGACCAACGTCCAGCACGACAACCGGGTTTGCCTGGAAGTGTCCACCATGGGCCGCCTGATCCCCGGCAAGCGCCATGCCTGCACTTCGGCTTTGGTGTACACCAGCGCCGTCGTCTACGGCTTCTTGAAGATCATCGATGACGACGACAAGAAGAACTGGTTCTTCGACAAGCTGATGGAGAAGCACGGCGACCCGTCCTGGGAATTGGAGCCGGGCTATCCCCTCATCGACCGGATCATCCTTTACGAACTGGAAATCGAAACCTTGACGGCCAAGAACAGCACCGGCCTGGGCCACTGA
- a CDS encoding cell wall hydrolase: protein MIRDSGAFSRRRLGVLLALALTAVLLMGITPAAASGSPISVNGEPLALEAPAITKNGRVFVPVRDLAEALQAQLFFYQDVAVTLNHGVQSVTLRVDNPAAILNGATETIEDVPFIAHERIYIPLRLTSENLGFSVEWDAETQSITITKVDPQVATAAFDSPAAGETGEAHVAYTDQEFELLARVINAEAYSEPYEGKVAVGNVIINRVLHPKFPNTIWDVLHAPNQFTVVFNGQINRPVRPDSYEAAREALYGADRSHGALYFYNPRVSTSSFWQGRPMTVEIGNHRFTR, encoded by the coding sequence ATGATTCGTGACAGCGGCGCCTTTAGCCGGCGGCGTCTGGGTGTCCTGCTCGCCTTGGCCTTGACGGCCGTCCTGCTGATGGGCATCACCCCCGCCGCCGCCTCGGGCAGCCCCATTTCGGTAAACGGTGAGCCTTTGGCCCTGGAGGCCCCGGCCATCACGAAGAACGGGCGGGTGTTCGTGCCCGTGCGGGATCTGGCGGAAGCCCTCCAGGCCCAACTGTTCTTTTATCAAGATGTGGCGGTGACCCTGAACCACGGGGTGCAGAGCGTCACCCTCCGGGTGGACAACCCGGCGGCGATCCTCAACGGGGCCACCGAGACCATCGAGGATGTACCCTTCATCGCCCACGAGCGCATTTACATCCCCTTGCGGCTGACCTCGGAGAACTTGGGGTTCTCCGTGGAGTGGGATGCCGAAACCCAGTCCATCACCATCACCAAGGTGGATCCCCAGGTCGCCACGGCAGCCTTTGACTCGCCGGCGGCAGGTGAGACCGGGGAAGCCCACGTTGCCTACACCGATCAGGAATTCGAACTGCTGGCCCGGGTCATCAACGCCGAAGCCTACAGCGAGCCCTACGAAGGCAAGGTGGCGGTGGGCAACGTCATCATCAACCGGGTGCTGCATCCCAAGTTCCCCAACACCATCTGGGACGTCCTGCATGCCCCCAATCAGTTCACTGTAGTGTTCAACGGGCAGATAAACCGGCCGGTGCGGCCCGACTCCTATGAGGCGGCCCGGGAAGCCCTGTACGGGGCCGACCGCAGCCACGGGGCCCTCTACTTCTACAACCCCAGGGTCAGCACCAGCAGCTTCTGGCAGGGCCGGCCCATGACG